DNA from Pelobacter propionicus DSM 2379:
TGAAGGTCAAGCCGGATGTGGCTTTTCTCTGGGACCGGAGAGTCGGCGGGACCGCGGCGTTCAACGAACAGTACATACGATCGCTGTCCAAGCTGGGCATTCCCACGGTGGCGGTGCGGCTGGATACCCTGGAGGATTACCCCGCTGCCCTGCTGTTCATGGGGGACGTGCTGGGCAGGCGTGAGCGGGCAGCCAGGCTCAACCGCTATGCCGTGACTGCCACGGCGAAAGTCAAGCGGAGTCTGGCCGGACTGCCGGAGTCGAAACGAGTCAGGGTCTACTACGCCGAGGGAGTGGACGGCCTGGCCACGGAGGGGGAGAGTTCCATGCATACGGAGCTGATCCCCTTGAGCGGTGGTCGGAACGTCTGCCGCATGAAGCCCACCAGCCTGAACGGCCAGGAGCGGATCTCCATGGAGCAGCTCCTTTTGTACGACCCGGATGTGATTCTGGTCAAGGAGCAGATCTGTTTCCAGCGCATCTGGAAAGATCCCCGCTGGAAGCGATTGCGCGCCGTACGAAACAAACGGGTCTACCTTGTTCCCCATGTGCCCTTCAACTGGTTCGACCGTCCGCCGTCGTACATGCGGCTCTTGGGCATCCAGTGGCTGACCAACCTGCTGCACCCCGATCGCTATCCCATGGACATGGTCAGGGAGACCAAGGCCTTCTACCGCCTGTTCGTAGGCTTGGAACTTTCGGACCGCGAGGCGCGAGAGGTGCTCTGGCCCCGATAAATTCAGTTCCCGGTATTCCTACGTTGTGGAGACGAGGCTGAGTCAACAACAGATTGCGGCACCAACAGTTGTGGAGGTGAATACATGGAGTTGAGGCATTGTATCAAAGAGACGAGAGTTGGTGGTGCCATACGGTTTTGCGCGCGTCTGTCACTGTTCTCACTCCTCGTGCTCCTGGCCCTGAATACAACTGGCCATGCTGCTGAGGGAAGTGTGGGCGAAGTTCAGCCGCCGGATCATCCGGCGGTGGTTATCCCTACGGCAGATGTTCCTCCCTCGGTCGCCGTGCTGTCGGGAGCCTGGGAGGGGACCTGGAGCAACGGCGCGAAATCCGTGTTGGTGGTCTATCGGCTGGAGAAGGGCAAAGCCCGGCTACTGCACGCCTTCGGCGAAGGCGACAATCTGCTGGCCTGGCACGAGTGGGCGCGGCCGACGGTGGTTCCCGGAGACAAGCCGCGGCTGGAGTGGAAAAATGACTGGTCTTCGGTCGCCTTTGAACTCTCCCCCGCCACCGGGGAGCTGTCAGGTGAGCTACGCGAGTTTTCCCGAGATGGTGGCGGGAAGACATGGCGGGTGGTGATGAGGCACAGGAACATCGAGCGTGTCGCCCCGGAGAAGGTGAAAGCACCTCTCGTATGCCCGGAACTTGCCCGGGAGTTGCGGCTGATCGAAGAGGAGAGCGATCAGAAACGACGGACCCTTCTCGTCGATGCCCTCATGGGGCGGGCGAAACAGGGTGGAACGCCGCTCACGGAGCCGGGCGCGACGGCGGGTACGACCTGCGCCACCTTCATCTACCGCGG
Protein-coding regions in this window:
- a CDS encoding ABC transporter substrate-binding protein, whose amino-acid sequence is MLRSVAVAVVLLITLASTVSARTITDMSGRRVSIPDRINRAVALSPPATYLLFCIAPELVCGINFPLPGNEKFYTVERFKKLPVIGGMVGEGRTLNLEVLLKVKPDVAFLWDRRVGGTAAFNEQYIRSLSKLGIPTVAVRLDTLEDYPAALLFMGDVLGRRERAARLNRYAVTATAKVKRSLAGLPESKRVRVYYAEGVDGLATEGESSMHTELIPLSGGRNVCRMKPTSLNGQERISMEQLLLYDPDVILVKEQICFQRIWKDPRWKRLRAVRNKRVYLVPHVPFNWFDRPPSYMRLLGIQWLTNLLHPDRYPMDMVRETKAFYRLFVGLELSDREAREVLWPR